One stretch of Salmo trutta chromosome 7, fSalTru1.1, whole genome shotgun sequence DNA includes these proteins:
- the LOC115196770 gene encoding arrestin domain-containing protein 4 isoform X3, whose product MSISTEGATVTIHFFILGESIPIYAVIENCSSRLIVPKAAIYQIQTFMANGKTKSHTKLVASVRGNHIPSGCTDTWNGKTLKIPPVSASILNSSVIRVEYSLAVMAQIPGAKKLKVELPIVIGSIPYNGIDSRSSSLSSHFSMDMSWLALALPEVPEAPPNYADVVSEEEFELHSPSYSQSEELERQLGGPAFAYIQEFRFQPPPLYSEVDSHPVHS is encoded by the exons ATGTCAATATCAACAGAAGGGGCTACTGTAACG ATTCATTTCTTCATTCTAGGAGAGTCAATTCCCATCTATGCTGTGATTGAGAACTGTTCGTCTCGACTCATCGTGCCTAAAGCAGCTATCTACCAAATACAGACCTTCATGGCAAATGGCAAAACAAAAAGTCATACAAAGTTGGTTGCCAGTGTGAGGGGTAACCACATTCCATCAGGCTGCACAGACACCTGGAATGGAAAAACACTGAAGATCCCACCTGTCTCTGCCTCAATTCTCAACTCCTCAGTCATCAGAGTAGAATACTCCCTGGCA GTCATGGCACAGATACCAGGTGCTAAGAAACTCAAGGTGGAGCTTCCCATTGTGATTGGCAGTATACCATACAATGGAATTGACAGCAGAAGCTCCAGCTTGAGCAGTCACTTCAGCATGGACATGAGCTGGCTTGCACTGGCGCTTCCTGAAGTGCCTGAAG CCCCCCCTAACTATGCGGATGTGGTGTCTGAGGAAGAGTTTGAACTGCACAGCCCCTCTTACTCTCAGTCCGAGGAGTTGGAGAGACAGCTTGGTGGACCAGCTTTTGCTTACATCCAGGAGTTCAGGTTCCAGCCTCCACCACTGTACTCTGAG GTTGATTCCCACCCAGTCCATAGCTAG
- the LOC115196770 gene encoding arrestin domain-containing protein 4 isoform X1, producing MADKVKVFCIMFNNEDKREYSAGEVLSGHVVVEVSTGVSVQIKAVKISTRGCAQVCWGEGTRQASSPSSAAIANTSSQCEQVEYFSISQTLKETPDGEEFISLDEGHYEFPFHVELTQMPLVTSFKGKYGSVCYEVTAVLQRPLNQDQTVNREFSVISHVDVNSPWLLSSVSTNNKKMIGCWIFTSGPISLNVNINRRGYCNGESIPIYAVIENCSSRLIVPKAAIYQIQTFMANGKTKSHTKLVASVRGNHIPSGCTDTWNGKTLKIPPVSASILNSSVIRVEYSLAVMAQIPGAKKLKVELPIVIGSIPYNGIDSRSSSLSSHFSMDMSWLALALPEVPEAPPNYADVVSEEEFELHSPSYSQSEELERQLGGPAFAYIQEFRFQPPPLYSEVDSHPVHS from the exons ATGGCTGACAAAGTTAAGGTATTCTGTATCATGTTCAACAATGAAGACAAGCGTGAATACAGTGCTGGTGAAGTTCTATCTGGACACGTTGTGGTCGAGGTGTCTACAGGTGTGTCGGTACAAATCAAAGCTGTCAAAATATCGACCAGAGGATGTGCCCAGGTCTGTTGGGGTGAAGGGACTCGACAAGCATCATCACCGAGCAGTGCTGCTATAGCAAACACATCATCTCAGTGTGAGCAGGTGGAATACTTCAGCATATCTCAAACTCTCAAAGAAACACCAG ATGGTGAGGAATTCATCAGTCTTGATGAAGGGCATTATGAGTTCCCCTTTCATGTGGAGCTCACTCAAAT GCCCCTTGTTACCTCTTTCAaggggaagtatgggagtgtttGCTATGAGGTGACAGCTGTATTACAGAGGCCCTTGAATCAAgatcaaactgtcaacagagaaTTCTCTGTTATCAGCCATGTTGATGTCAATTCCCCGTGGTTACTG TCCTCTGTGTCTACAAACAACAAGAAGATGATTGGCTGTTGGATTTTTACCTCAGGCCCCATCTCTCTGAATGTCAATATCAACAGAAGGGGCTACTGTAACG GAGAGTCAATTCCCATCTATGCTGTGATTGAGAACTGTTCGTCTCGACTCATCGTGCCTAAAGCAGCTATCTACCAAATACAGACCTTCATGGCAAATGGCAAAACAAAAAGTCATACAAAGTTGGTTGCCAGTGTGAGGGGTAACCACATTCCATCAGGCTGCACAGACACCTGGAATGGAAAAACACTGAAGATCCCACCTGTCTCTGCCTCAATTCTCAACTCCTCAGTCATCAGAGTAGAATACTCCCTGGCA GTCATGGCACAGATACCAGGTGCTAAGAAACTCAAGGTGGAGCTTCCCATTGTGATTGGCAGTATACCATACAATGGAATTGACAGCAGAAGCTCCAGCTTGAGCAGTCACTTCAGCATGGACATGAGCTGGCTTGCACTGGCGCTTCCTGAAGTGCCTGAAG CCCCCCCTAACTATGCGGATGTGGTGTCTGAGGAAGAGTTTGAACTGCACAGCCCCTCTTACTCTCAGTCCGAGGAGTTGGAGAGACAGCTTGGTGGACCAGCTTTTGCTTACATCCAGGAGTTCAGGTTCCAGCCTCCACCACTGTACTCTGAG GTTGATTCCCACCCAGTCCATAGCTAG
- the LOC115196770 gene encoding arrestin domain-containing protein 4 isoform X2 — MFLMKCVTSWSIAKFELDVPISNPRTTDGEEFISLDEGHYEFPFHVELTQMPLVTSFKGKYGSVCYEVTAVLQRPLNQDQTVNREFSVISHVDVNSPWLLSSVSTNNKKMIGCWIFTSGPISLNVNINRRGYCNGESIPIYAVIENCSSRLIVPKAAIYQIQTFMANGKTKSHTKLVASVRGNHIPSGCTDTWNGKTLKIPPVSASILNSSVIRVEYSLAVMAQIPGAKKLKVELPIVIGSIPYNGIDSRSSSLSSHFSMDMSWLALALPEVPEAPPNYADVVSEEEFELHSPSYSQSEELERQLGGPAFAYIQEFRFQPPPLYSEVDSHPVHS; from the exons ATGTTTCTCATGAAATGTGTTACTAGCTGGTCCATTGCCAAATTCGAGCTTGACGTTCCCATATCGAATCCCAGGACAACAG ATGGTGAGGAATTCATCAGTCTTGATGAAGGGCATTATGAGTTCCCCTTTCATGTGGAGCTCACTCAAAT GCCCCTTGTTACCTCTTTCAaggggaagtatgggagtgtttGCTATGAGGTGACAGCTGTATTACAGAGGCCCTTGAATCAAgatcaaactgtcaacagagaaTTCTCTGTTATCAGCCATGTTGATGTCAATTCCCCGTGGTTACTG TCCTCTGTGTCTACAAACAACAAGAAGATGATTGGCTGTTGGATTTTTACCTCAGGCCCCATCTCTCTGAATGTCAATATCAACAGAAGGGGCTACTGTAACG GAGAGTCAATTCCCATCTATGCTGTGATTGAGAACTGTTCGTCTCGACTCATCGTGCCTAAAGCAGCTATCTACCAAATACAGACCTTCATGGCAAATGGCAAAACAAAAAGTCATACAAAGTTGGTTGCCAGTGTGAGGGGTAACCACATTCCATCAGGCTGCACAGACACCTGGAATGGAAAAACACTGAAGATCCCACCTGTCTCTGCCTCAATTCTCAACTCCTCAGTCATCAGAGTAGAATACTCCCTGGCA GTCATGGCACAGATACCAGGTGCTAAGAAACTCAAGGTGGAGCTTCCCATTGTGATTGGCAGTATACCATACAATGGAATTGACAGCAGAAGCTCCAGCTTGAGCAGTCACTTCAGCATGGACATGAGCTGGCTTGCACTGGCGCTTCCTGAAGTGCCTGAAG CCCCCCCTAACTATGCGGATGTGGTGTCTGAGGAAGAGTTTGAACTGCACAGCCCCTCTTACTCTCAGTCCGAGGAGTTGGAGAGACAGCTTGGTGGACCAGCTTTTGCTTACATCCAGGAGTTCAGGTTCCAGCCTCCACCACTGTACTCTGAG GTTGATTCCCACCCAGTCCATAGCTAG